CGTCGAAAACGAAAGGCGCGAAGCGCCGCTGGCTTTTTTCTGAAAAATGCCGCGCTTCGCGCGACCACCCAACGACGGCAGGCAAAGATGCCTGCGCTACGGCGCGCTGCCGCGCGGTGCCCGGGAGGTTACACGAGGAGGAGCGCCGGGTTTTCCAGAATGGCTTTCAGCGCGGACATGTATTGCGCGCCGAGGGCGCCGTCCACCACGCGGTGGTCGCAACTGAGCGTGAGGGTCATGGTCTGGCCGATGACGATCGCCCCGTTTTTCACCACGGGCTTCGTCACCGTCGTGCCCACGCCGAGAATGGCGGAATTGGGCGGGTTGATGATGGCGTTGAATTTCGTGATGCCCATCATGCCGAGATTGCTCACGCAGAAGGTGCCGCCGGTGAACTCGGCGG
This genomic stretch from Termitidicoccus mucosus harbors:
- a CDS encoding 2-oxo acid dehydrogenase subunit E2 encodes the protein MKLSVNDFILKASAEALRRVPAVNASWEGSLIRYYSAAHVSFAVAMPDGLITPVIREAHVKTVFQISAEAKTLGKKAKDKKLTPAEFTGGTFCVSNLGMMGITKFNAIINPPNSAILGVGTTVTKPVVKNGAIVIGQTMTLTLSCDHRVVDGALGAQYMSALKAILENPALLLV